One genomic region from Gemmatimonadota bacterium encodes:
- a CDS encoding efflux RND transporter permease subunit — translation MFKFLSPYNWTAFAFRRPVTVFMVLVSAILFGAVSFRLLPMELVPARDGIWMNVWVPYPNSTPEDNVQLIARPLEGELKTLRGLRRVESNSSTNGVNVNLVFEPGNDMKLAYVEVRDRVERVRPALPDEIDRIWVRKFSSTDIPIMYLSLSWHGDRDALFQVVDEQLIPRIERIDGIAGIDAWGSQSRQVIIDLDEDLLKAYKVNVEQFIRAMDQANMDSPGGYVEDGGFRYIVRLSGALETVEDIQSYPINERGLKLSDVARVEYRKPTSYRRFRLNGQDAVGMVISKESNANTVEVTAAVKETLSDLTDDPRWPGLTYFIFFEQSSWILNSLKTLGTAGMWGGLFALGVLFFFLRRYRTTFIIAASIPASILVTFTVMYFVNTGYGILSLNLISLMGLMLGIGMLVDNAVVVLENIVRLRRMGVEPVQAAIQGAREVSVAVSAATLTTAIVFLPLLFIGGGNAQTEMREFGLVITISLISSLVMSLSFIPLLASRLLKEGRLPTVSLLETLENRYAQVIGWVLNHRLDVALILGGFVILTFLLP, via the coding sequence ATGTTCAAATTCCTTTCCCCATACAACTGGACCGCCTTCGCCTTCCGAAGACCCGTTACCGTGTTCATGGTCCTGGTCAGCGCGATCCTCTTCGGGGCGGTCTCTTTCCGGCTTCTGCCGATGGAGCTCGTTCCGGCGAGAGACGGGATCTGGATGAACGTCTGGGTACCCTATCCCAATTCCACGCCGGAGGACAACGTGCAGCTGATCGCCCGTCCGCTGGAAGGGGAACTGAAGACCCTGCGCGGACTGCGCCGCGTGGAATCCAATTCGAGTACCAACGGCGTGAACGTCAACCTCGTCTTCGAACCGGGCAATGACATGAAGCTGGCTTACGTGGAGGTGAGGGACCGCGTGGAACGGGTGCGGCCGGCGCTGCCGGACGAGATCGACCGGATCTGGGTGCGGAAGTTCTCCAGCACGGACATCCCCATCATGTATCTCTCCCTGTCGTGGCACGGCGACCGCGACGCCCTGTTCCAGGTCGTCGACGAGCAGCTGATCCCCCGCATCGAACGGATTGACGGCATCGCCGGCATCGATGCGTGGGGGTCCCAGTCCAGGCAGGTGATCATCGACCTGGACGAGGACCTGCTGAAGGCGTACAAGGTGAACGTGGAACAGTTCATCCGCGCTATGGACCAGGCCAACATGGACTCGCCCGGAGGCTACGTGGAAGACGGCGGGTTCCGCTATATCGTCCGGCTTTCGGGCGCCTTGGAAACCGTGGAGGACATCCAGTCCTACCCGATCAATGAAAGGGGCCTCAAGCTCAGCGACGTGGCCCGGGTGGAATACCGGAAGCCCACGTCATACCGCCGGTTCCGCCTGAACGGCCAGGACGCCGTGGGCATGGTGATCAGCAAGGAGTCGAACGCCAACACGGTGGAAGTCACGGCGGCCGTGAAGGAGACCTTAAGCGACCTGACCGACGATCCGCGCTGGCCCGGCCTGACCTACTTCATCTTTTTCGAGCAGTCGTCCTGGATCCTGAATTCGCTCAAAACGCTCGGCACCGCCGGCATGTGGGGCGGCCTGTTCGCCCTGGGCGTGCTCTTTTTCTTCCTGCGGAGGTACCGGACGACCTTTATCATCGCCGCGTCCATCCCGGCGTCCATCCTCGTGACCTTCACGGTCATGTATTTCGTGAATACCGGGTACGGCATCCTGTCGCTCAACCTCATCTCGCTCATGGGACTGATGCTCGGCATCGGCATGCTGGTGGACAACGCCGTGGTGGTGCTGGAGAACATCGTCCGGCTGCGGCGGATGGGCGTGGAACCCGTGCAGGCGGCGATCCAGGGCGCCCGCGAAGTTTCGGTGGCCGTCAGCGCCGCCACGTTGACCACGGCCATCGTGTTCCTGCCCCTGCTGTTCATCGGAGGCGGAAACGCGCAGACGGAGATGCGGGAGTTCGGCCTGGTCATCACCATTTCCCTGATCTCGTCCCTGGTGATGTCGCTCAGCTTCATACCGCTCCTGGCTTCCCGGCTCCTGAAGGAAGGGCGCCTGCCGACGGTCAGCCTGCTTGAAACGCTTGAAAACCGTTACGCCCAGGTGATCGGATGGGTGCTGAACCACCGGCTCGACGTGGCGCTCATCCTGGGTGGATTCGTCATCCTGACCTTCCTGTTACCCAT